TAAGTTGGAAGAAAAACACGTCAATCTCCTGGCACCTGTTGAACGTGGCAACCTAGGCTAGCCAGCTGGGTCCTGTGGGAGGGGGCTCAGCTTTTATGTTGGAGAAGAAGGTGGTGTTCAAAGGCAAGGAAAAGTAGGAGGCTTGTTTCACAGCCTGTGTCTCTCCAATCCCAGAAGCctgggaattatactcaatagtTCAAAAATCCTAATGGAGACAATGTCCTCTGGGACAAAGATGGGGAGAAGCCACTCCAGTGGCTGGAAGAATACCACTAACTTCCTTTGCTTTTGCTGGGTTGATACCAGGTGCCTGCAACTGCAACTCTGGTAACCTTGGGCTCACAAGACCTCCTGGCATTCATGTGtctaattttaaatgataaatgaattaattattatttactaCTTGATTTATCGGTAGGCAAAGAAGAGGATTTCTGAAGCTCAGAAGATGACATGGGTGGAGGTCTCTGGTTTAGAGCAGGGATGACCGGAGGGACCAGGCCTGGAAGAGAGGAAGGATTGAGGGGTGTCCAAGGGCGAAGCGCAGCTCAGCAGTCCCAAGGCTGCAGCGTGACAAACATCTGGGGAAAGGTAGGAGCTGGTCCCCGCCACCTGCCGGTCAGCAGCCCTACCCACAGTCAGGCCGCGGCTGCTCTGGCCTAGTCCCAAAATATGTGAGCACCGCCCCCTTCTCCCGCCCCTTTTCCCAGCCGCGCCCACGGGGTCCGGGGCTGGGCGGCAGGCGCCTGGAGCCCGGCGGGAGTCCCAGCGCGGGaggagggggggcggggcggcagggggcggggcggagTCTCGGCGCCTCCCGGAGCCTTATTCCCGGCCGCAAGCCCGCGAGCGCTCAGTCTACCGAGGGAGCTGCGCGCGGAAGGCGGCTGGCTCTACTTACTGAGGCTCAAGGGCTCGGGCGGACGGACAGACCGAGTGAATACAGAGACGCCCAGCGGCCGCGAGCTCCGCTCAGATCCCAGCCAGGCTTGCACGCAGAGGCCGGCAGCAGAACGTGCCCGGCAGGATCTCCTGTGCTCCTCCCACCCGGCTCCCGTGCCAGCGCCCGGTGGCCGCCGCCGCCTCCAAAGTGATTGCTGCCTCGCCGCCTCCGCCGAGTCCGGGACCATGAAGCTGCTGCCGTCGGTGGTGCTGAAGCTCCTTTTGGCTGCAGGTAAGAGGGCTGCCGGGGGTCGGGGGGGATGGGGACGCTCTGCAGGGGACACGGAGGAAGATCGCTGCAGCGCCCCCGGCGCGGGCCACTTGGTGGGGCCCGTGCTCCCTGGCAGGCGGGCGCCGGCAGCGGTACGTGGCGACGGGGGTCTGGGCGGCGGGTCTGAAGCGGCCTCGTCCCTCACCCGCAGTGCTCTCGGCGTTGGTGACCGGCGACAGCCTGGAGCGGCTTCGAAGAGGGCTGGCGGCTGGAACCAGCAATCTGGACTCCCCTACTCAATCTACGGACCAGCTGCTGCCCCCGGGAGGTGGCCGAGGCCGGGAAGTCCTGGACTTGGAAGAGACAGACCTGGACCTTTTCAGAGGTGGGTGTGAGGGATGCCCATCCTCGGACCCCGGTGGACAACTGAAGAATAAGTGGATCTGGCATTTATGCCGATTGGGCACACCTATGGTTTGGGGGTTTTCATGGAGAACCTCAAGGAAAAGCCGCTTGGCCTGACAAACTCACTGGGGGGTCCTAGAATGTAGATCCTGTTGTCTTTCTTGCCCAACGTAGGCTCACATGCCACGTTGCTGCCTTTCTGGATACTCTGAGGCAAATTGAAACAGGCAAGGTGTGTGGGGTTGGTACGTTCCTCTGAGGTAAGCTGGGTGATAGGAACAAGGAATGGTTGAGATGCTTTCCTTAgagtttctgtgaaaaaatgtgcACAACCCCTAATTCCCACATCAACtgactattatgtataaaataaggtaACAGATGTGGAGATGCTAGGCACATACAAGGTGTGCAGTGTTAGTCTCCTCCATCCACCTGTCTCCAGGTTGGGGAAACAGGGGAACGAGGAGCACTTGGTCCCCCCTCAGGTTAGGCCAGCACCTCCTCGGGAGGCTGTGAATGGTGAGCACTGGGTCCCTAGAGAGCTGTATTGATATGCTGGGTGTCTACAAATCCTACACAAGCCTGGATACTTTCTGACCACCTTGAGTCCCTGAGAGAGACTCCAAGGGAGGAAGGGCCAAATGGGATCCTTCAACCAGCAGAGGTGCTGTGGCTAAGTAAATACAAGCACAGAGCAGAGTCCAGAGCCTCCAGTATTGCCTGCTTCCTTGCCCCCAGTCACCTGCAGAGATTCTTAAGGGTGGAGCAGGGACTGAGCCCTGGAGCCCCAGAATGACTATATTTGGTTGGAAAGATACCCACCTGTTCTGGCTCTGTCTGCTCCTCTGCCACCCTTCTTCCTTACCCAGAGTTTCCCTCAGGTGCTATCTCTATTTAGTATACATCAGGGGTCTGCCCCAAAGCTGAGGCTGGGTTCCCACCTTCCATCCTCTCACAGTGGCCCTCTGGGGGTCACTCCTGGCCTGAACAACTGTATTCTCCTGGCCCTCTCCTCATaggcagggcagagctgggctgtgACTCACCCTCCACCCACACAGCTGCTCCTCCTAGCTCTGCAGACCTGACTCACTGCTCCCTCTCCCTGGCAGGAGCCTGGCTGTCACCCtgtcactctctccctcccttttctttttttttaaaaatttatttatttatttatttttggctgtgctgggtcttcgttgctgcatgcgggctttctctagttgcagagagcgggagctactcttcgttgtggtgcgcatgcttctcattgtggtgtcttctcttgttgcagagcacgggctttaggcgtgtgggcttcagtagttggggcacacgggctccgtagttgtggctcatgggctctagagtgcaggctcagtagttgtggcgcacgggcttagttgctccacggcatgtgggatcttctcggaccagggctcgaacccgtgtcccctgcattggcaggcggattcttaaccactgcgccaccagggaagtccctctccctcctttttctgATCGGCTGGGCCCTCCTGCCTCAATTTCACCACAGCCGTGGTCATTGGTTTCCTCTGAGCATCTGCCTCACCTTCTGAGTTCTGAAAGGGCCTGGGTCTGCACCAGAGGAAACAAGAGTCTATGGGACTACTACTGGCATCTGCCTCTTCTTTTTACTTGGGTTTGCTGGGCAAAGACTATTTTTCAGGTCTAGGGATCCTATCacctaaaataaataactgttaccatttattaagtgcctcctGCATTCTAGGCACTTAACATGTTATTGTGGGTTAATTAATCCTTGCTGCAACCCTCTGAGATAGGAACACCTGTTCTCCACTTTTTACCAAGAGCTACagggttcagagagattaagtgacttgcccaagatcacatggctGAAATTCGAGCATGGGTCTGCTAACTTCAGAGCCCATTCATTGTCTCATTCCTGGCTCAGCATCCCATGTGCTCTAGGCTTGTCTGGAAGAGGGGACTGGGTTGTGTGAGGCAGCTTGGTGTGTTGGGAAAGAGCACTGGATATGGAGTCTAGAGACCACATTTCAGATCCCAAACCTgtaggaccttgggcaagtcactgcctTTCAGGACCTCAAGTTTTTCAACAGAAAATGGAAAGCCATATTTTTTGAAGTCAATTCCACCCTGAGGATCCTAGGACTCCAGTCTAATGTATGACGCTCATCCTTCTACCAGACATGTGGCTATAGCCATAGACAGCAGGCACCTTTTTTCTgctgggacaggggaggggagacTTGTGTCAGACCCCTGGGCTGATGGGCATAGCCCATGATCAGTCCCAGCTGGATGTCTGTGTgaggttgtttttccctttttaagtGTGGAAAGAAGGGGGAGAGTTATCATTGTTCTAGTTCCTTCTGATAGTTCTttactttccatctctctgcttcttgTGCACTGTACTCCCCATCCTAGGGAGCTGTAAACAGGACgtctggggatatatgtaaatggaCCTTTGAGAGAAGTGGTGAGCTGCAAATAGCACACAGAGCAGGGTAGATATTTTGCTTGATGTCAAAAAAGCAAGGCTCTTTGAAATTAGCacactattgtaaatcaactatagatcaataaaaatatttttaaaattaaaaaaatttaaaaagttaaaacagcaAATCTCTGACCAGGGGTGGCCTGCTTGCTGTCCCTGAGCCTGGTTCTGCTCTGGGCTCATGGTCCGCTGCTGCTAATGGGTACCCCAGAGGGGACCACCTGGATATGGGCACTGTTCTTATTTTAGGAGCCTCTTCCCTCTAAAATACTCTCCAAGTACCTTCTCCAGAAGCAATTTTTATCTCTGACGCTGTCTTCCTGCAAATGGGTCACTGAGTGTAGCATCAGGAAATGAGGCTGATTTAAGGCCAAAATAGAACCAAGTGGGCGTTGGGGAGTAGGAGATGAGGATGgacagtggggtgggggtgaggttaGTAGAACTGCCCAATCAGCTGCAGTTACTCAACAGAAGCTACTCAACAGAAGCCAGCATTCTTAGAATGAGGTCCTTTTTTTTAGTGTCACTTGGACccagtagtctttttttttttaacatctttattggagtataattgctttacaatggtgtgttagtttctgctgtataacaaagtgaatcagctacacatatacatacatccccttctcccctccctcttgcgtctccctcccactctccctatcccacccctctaggtggtcacagagcactgagctgatctccctgtgctatgcggctgcgtcccactagctatctattttacgtttggtagtgtatatatgtccatgccactctctcacttcgtcccagcttacccttccccctccccgtgtcctcaagtccatagaATGAGGTTCTTAAACTGAGTTTATGAAATCTCTTCCTTGGGACCCCCCAGCCTCTACTTCCTCCACCACTTTTGGGAGGTCTGCCCAGTCTTCCTTCAGCTCTTGGGAGGCACTGAGCCGAGAGGCCTTCCCAGGCCTCTGACTTCAGGTAGGATCAAAACATCCTTCCAGACACTGTGCTGTTCTGATTTTTTCCCCTGAGGAAGTCAAAGACGTAACAGGGTACTTTTCTACCGCAGCTGCTTTCTCTTCCAAGCCACAAGCTCTGGCCACACCGAGCAAGGAGGAGcgtgggaaaagaaagaagaaaggcaagGGGTTAGGGAAGAAGAGAGACCCATGTCTTCGGAAATACAAGGACTTCTGCATCCACGGAGAATGCAAATATGTGAAGGAGCTCCGGGCTCCATCCTGCATGTAAGTGTCCCTTCCCCGGGGCTGACTGTTAACAGCTCACTCTTTGTCAGCCTGATGGCTGTTCCTGGTTGTCACTGTTCCTTGAATTCATAAATCCACCCAGTTTCTTCTCAACCTCTGGGAGGaagttgggaggaggggaaataTTTTTAGTCAGCGGAAGGGGCTCCCCCCAGCATAGGATGCAATTTCCTGTGGCGTGGGTTTGTGACGCTCTTTCATCTTTGGGGGCATTTCCTGCTTGCTCAGAAATGAGCACACGCTAGGAGAGCTGACACCTGAAGGCAGGTTCTTCATTTCTGCCTCATGCCCTACTCCAGATGGGAGAAGCCAGTAGGAAACATGGCAGAGTGGGGCTCCTGGGTGGAGTGGAGCTCCCGTGGCCTTCTTTCCCACGTCCTGCAGGTAGGTATGAGGTGCATTTGGATATGTGCTATGCAGGTATGTGTACTCAGACATATGTGCATATGAATGAGCAAATGTGGGTTGATTCTAAGACATGGCTGGACTGTAGAGAAAGCAATCATTGTGGGAGCAGGGAgaagcccctcctcccttcttcctcaccCTGGCCAGGGCCAGGAGGTGGGGACATGGTGGGTATTGACCTTTGGCTATGGGGGTGGGAGAACACTTCCTTTGTGTAAGATTAACAGAAAATGGAACCCAACTCAGTAGGCATCAGCCCCCGGTCAGGCAGTACCACCCCTTCCCTGGGCAGGGGTGTGGGTGGAGAGGCCATGGATTCCCCAGCCACTCTGCTAGGCCCAGCCCAGCAAATGGCTGCCTTGGCAACCCCTCAGGGATGACGACACTGCCATGCTCTGTGGCAGGCATAATGTCGCCACTGTGCCTGAGACCAACACCCACATCAGGCTGTAAACATGCACTCTCGTCTGCTGGGCTTGAGTTTCTATGGAGTGGCAACCTCTGTGACCTGGGAGGCTCTGGACAGAGTCAGGAGATTGCTGTGTGCACACGCTTCCCAGCCTGTCAAGAAGGCTGGCTGCCTCGCATCTCTTCTGCTGTGATTGGTACagatcctttgtttttttttttaaagcttccttaTCCCATCTGATCTCATATAGCAGAGTTGCCCTGTATTTGGCAATTGTCAGACAGACCCATCACCCCCCTCCATGTCTACAGTCACTTGTGTGTCCTCTCCTTTCATATCCTTGTCAAGAGCTTGGTATTGGAGAGGGTTGCTTAAGAGTGACCTagacagtgggagggagacgcaagagggaggaagtatgcggatatatgtatacatatagctgattccctttgttatacagcagaaactaacacaatattgtaaagcaattacactccaataaagatgttaaaaaaaaaaaaaaagagtgacctAGACAGTCCCCCAATTATTCTTCCAGAAGTCTTGAGACAGGGCAGGGAATGTTTGTCCTAAATTTGTAAACTGGCCTCATTAGCACAGGGTGGAGGCAGTGACTCTGAGCGTAGTCAAGATGGATCAAGTCCAGAAACCTGTCTGGGCCGAACTGGTCCAGGGCGTTGGTGGACGGACTTCCACTGCTCAGCTGAGAACTCTTTTAAGGCTTCTCTCCTGGAGAGCTGAGCTTGACTGACCACCTAAACCCAGAGAACCTAGATAATGGTGTCCAGGGTCAAGGTGGCCCTAGGGATGGTGATGGTAACTGTGACAGTGCCTTCCTTCCTTTGCCATGGAGCTTTACAGTTTACATTTAATATGAGTTGAGCCCAACAGGTCTCTGTTGAGCACCTACTTGGTGTCAGCTATTCTAGGGGACGGGAAAATACAGCCCTGTATTCTCAAAAGCCCTCTGCTGGGTAGGCAGGGCTTGCTGTCTGTActtgaaagatgaggaaactggagcccAGAAGTAGGAAGTGATTTGTCTGAGATCAACAGCTAAATAAAGTGTGTGGAAACAGGACAGGCACTCAGGTGCCTGACTTCCCGTCCAACATGCTTTTCATGCCCCCAAGCTGCACTGGGTGTTGGATTGCGTCCTTCTTCCCTGTCTGTTCTTACAGAGTTGGAGCACGATTTTACAGAGGGCAGCTATTATACTAGAGGTCTCCTAAGGCTTTTTCTAATTGAAGAGCATGGAATCTGATGTGAAGACTCTGTGTCTGCTTCCTAGGCAGATTTTCAAGGGGCTGGATTCTGTGTCTGGCTTGGCAGCCTCCTGTCTCCAGCCCTTGGTACTCAGGGCAGCAGGCAGCAAGAAGACACAGAGCTCCTGGTTTGGGAGAATGTGACATCTGGGCACCTACATCTGGGACGCTTTGTGGCTCCTTCTTGCCTCCAGACCCAGCAACCACCAGCCGGGTGTGTCAGGCTGCCGTGGTGAGCTTGAGGCTGGCCGGCTTCCTAAACCAGCCCTCTGCAGCCATCACCCACAGGAAAACCCTTTTGTGTCACCAGCCAAAAGTTGCCCTCAAAGAGCAGTTTCCTGGGACTCCTGATGAGCTGCTGACCCAGAAACTGGCTGCAAAGTTTCCTGTGGCTGGAGGAAGCCTGGGGACAGTTAGCCTGACGAGGACTCAGAGCTGGAAGAGAGACAGGCCTGAAGGCTCTACTTGGCCTCACTGCCCAGATGCCAAGAAGGAATGGCGAGCCCCCTTCTCTTTGGCTCCGTCTGACTTTGGTGCTCCCTTCCTCAGGATATGGGCAGTATCCTCCGGAATCTGATTATATAGTAACTCCCACACATGTGGGACTTGGCCTTTTATTAAGtgcttttatttgtattatctcatttgagcTTCACAAAGCTCTAGTGAGGTAGGCATTTATTATTCCTGCCtttcacatgagaaaactgaagcttggaAACACGACCGTAACTTGCTCCAGATCACCTGGCTAGAAATAGCAGCAGGACCAGTCTGGAACTCATGTATTCTGAGTCCCCTGCGCCAAATGGTGCCCCCTCCACCTCCTGGGGTAGGGGTggagaaatccaaattggaagatgTCTCTGTACTCTAGAGGGTCCTTGCTTCTGTTGTAATACAACTTCTGAAATGGGCCACAGACGTGGGTAGGAGCAACACATCGCAGTTTGATGGGTCACTGGCTCTGGGCAAGACACACGATCTTGCCCTCACCCTGGGATGCTTGGAATGCTCCTTCCCTGGGGGAGCCAGCAAAGGGAGGGGGACGTGGGTAATATTAGGATGTTTACATTATTATCCTTTTGActcagggtgggggtggagggattATGTAACTGAATTGTGGAACTCTGAGGCCAAGCTTTATTTCTATCATCTGAGTAAGTACCTGTGGGGTTTGAATGATGGGCTGGAAGTGAAAAACAGACTCAACTTCACCTTCCCTCCCCGCAGGAAAGCACAGTCTCTGAAGTCAGCCAGACTGCTGAGtcaaatcctggttctaccactCACTACCTGTGTAATCTTGGGCAGGTTATCTAACAGAAGTttggcctcagtctcttcatctttaaaatggggatagtaactCCTACTTCATAgagatgtttggttttttttgtttttttgcggtacgcgggcgtctcactcttgtggcctctcctgttgcggaacacaggctccggatgtgcaggctcagcggccacggcccacgggcccagccgctctgcggcatgtgggatcttcccagaccagggcacgaacccgcgtcccctgcatcggcaggcagactctcaaccactgcgccaccagggaagcccatagagaTGTTTTTAAGATTACATGAAATGatccttgtaaagcaattagcaCAGAGTACTTGGCTCATAGTAAGCCTGTAATGTGTGCTATTAATTGTTATTTATCATTCaagataacagtaataataactgAGAGAGCAGAGTCAGACCGCTCTCTGTTTCTGCTCCAGAAACCCATCAAGCCCATCAGATATGTGTTTCCTTGGGGTAACCTACACTGTTCAGAATGGAAAGAATTATGAATTTGGAATTTGGCCCTTCTGCTCCCTAGTTGTGAAACATTTAGCAAATCATTTACTCTCTCTGACCCTAATCGTAGTCTTTCAATATGTAAAAGAGGTTATACCTGCCTACCAGGGTGTTATGAGTCTCAGTTAAGCTAGTCGATAAGGACAGTGTCTTAAAAAGTTCTTTGAACAAGTGAATTTCCAGGGGTGCTCCTAAGAGCATCCTCTATGTCCTGGCAGGATAGGGGTCATTATTTTGTCCACCTGGGCCGATGGGACAGATGCATGGAGAGGCTGGGCAAGGAGCTGTGTGCTCTGCTGTGGGCCTGACCTACATTTATCCTGCAGTGAGTTGGTTCCCCGAAACACCCAGAAGGAGCTGGGAAAGGAAGAGGTgctgggaaggaaggcaggggcaGCCCGGCCCCTGGGTCTGATAGGTCTGCTCCTTGGAACTTTCCTGGTACCTCTCGGCAGGAAGAAGGGATTCCTTGCTCTGAGGAATGAGGTGCCTAACCTTTTCCCCAGAGGATATGCAGTTCAGAATAGAGGGCCACCGGGTTCTCGGTGCTTCCTTCAGCAGTTAGTGGCCTAAAGTCCCCAGGCAGACAGTGCCACGGCATCCCTGACTGGGCATTTATGGATGTGTGTGGGCAGCACACTGAGCTCACCATCAGACAATCTGTGTCTATGTCTCTGCCCTGCTATGTGACCGTGGGGAAAATAGCTCTGCCTTTCTGTAACATGGGCTCCTACCTATATCAAAGGATCTCTGGGATGCTCAGATAAGGAAAGGGatgtgagggaattccctggcagtccagtggttaggaccgcgctttcactgcctagggtctgggttcaatccctggtcggggaactaagatcccacaagccaagccgCGCAGCTCCCccgcaaaaaaagaaagggacgtgAATGTGCTTGTTCAGCTGTAGGCACTTCTCAATCTTCCCAACGGCTTCCAGGAAAAGTTTTGTGTTAGAAGAGGCAGTTGCCATCTGATTTATTTCTTGAGTGAGAAAAGCCAAGGTTTTTTTTGTGACATTCTAAAATGTACTGGCAGAACAGCTAGGCAAGAAGatgttttcttggtttgtttgctttgtcCTGGGATGAAGTAGGCCTGATAGCCCAGCGTTCAGAGGCCAAAGGCCAAAAT
This genomic interval from Phocoena sinus isolate mPhoSin1 chromosome 3, mPhoSin1.pri, whole genome shotgun sequence contains the following:
- the HBEGF gene encoding proheparin-binding EGF-like growth factor codes for the protein MKLLPSVVLKLLLAAVLSALVTGDSLERLRRGLAAGTSNLDSPTQSTDQLLPPGGGRGREVLDLEETDLDLFRAAFSSKPQALATPSKEERGKRKKKGKGLGKKRDPCLRKYKDFCIHGECKYVKELRAPSCICHLGYHGERCHGLSLPVKNRLYTYDHTTILVVVVVVLSSVCLLVIVGLLMFWYHRRGGYDVENEEKVKLGMTTSH